DNA from Prunus persica cultivar Lovell chromosome G6, Prunus_persica_NCBIv2, whole genome shotgun sequence:
TAAAGATCTTTCATTGCTCTGGAGATGCAACTCATATTGAAATTGTTTGACATAAAATTATAGCAGAGATAATAGAACAAATCTCTTTTAGGGTTTTCCAGGCTGGGTTTAAAAGAACCACAAGCTTAACGATCGATTAGAGTAAATACAAACCAACAAGCGatgctaataataataagcatACTTTTGGCTATACATGAATTTCTTTCCAGATATGAAAAGGGATGAGTCATTGTGAGCGTAAGCTGTCCAACCTATAAACATGTTGCTGGATTTGACAGACGGATGTTCCcaacattaaatttaaaaattgcaCTAAGATGAAAAGTACAGATCTTTACCTGGCTGGCTGAAGTATGCCTGTTGGGGTTAACTGATGGAGACAACACTAAATTAGGAAATGAGATTATGTAACAAAAGAATACTtccaaaagaataaaaaaaagaattacctGAGTTGTCACGTACAGCAGATTTGCGAGCTTCTAACAACTCCTTAAGCCGCTTGGTAGCAGTTGCTGCCACTTCTGTCTTTCTTTGAAGAACCTGCAAGATCGATTAAAATGATTGGCAacattcaataaattttttaatatcaatGAGAAAAAGTAATTTACCCCATACTCCCAACATAGCATATATCTTgtttaaaacctttttaaaGTCTACCAATTTAGCAAGCATGGTGAAGCAGACATAGATGCACAGAGAGAagggaatttttattttttatttagggtCGAAATGAGAGAAGGGAAGGTTAACCGTCAGCATGCATttccaaatataaatatttaccgTTTTCTGGCGCTGATTCAGAGCTTCAAGCTTGTGCCGTTCATACTCATTTCTCCTCCCTTCCTTCCTTAGCTGCTTGTGATAAAATCATAATCAAACTTCAAAACCAGCACTAAATAATACAAGAATAGAAAGCAATGACATAACAAGAATTAGCACgactaaaataaaatggcCTTTACAAGGAAACCCCAAAAAGATTACAAGGCCTACTTTTGGCAACCAATTCCAAAATATCAGGAGCACTTTGAGACATTAAAAAATGTGTGATACGATACAAAATGATAGGTGAAGCCCATTAGACCAAACCGTCCACGGAGTAAGGTAACACAACAACATGATACCAAAAGAAAGCATTGTTGCACTtcatatttaagaaaaaaattattggctTCAAGACACAGATTTATAACAGTAGATTAAGTTTGTAATTATTGAAATGTCTTCATATTCTGTTTCAGTTCTCTCAAACATGATGATATATCTTTATTTAACGGGAATGTCATAACATAAATTTCTGAATTTCCACAGTGCATGCAACAAACATTACAGCTCTTAACCCCTCCTGAAGAAGTAAAGATATCCAGTTGCTTAAATGCTCTATTATCCAATtgtaatatatacatatatatatatatatatatatatcaaggaAATAACAAAATCTTTACTAGGAACCCACCAGCCATGAATTTGGAGATATTAAAGATGACCAGattacatatttttatggaaggTAAAGCACCTGTAGCAATTCCTTTTCACGAGAAGCCTTCCATTGTCGAAATTGTTCTGCctcttgctttattttatgctGCAACTGAACCTGCATATGAAGAACAACCAGGTAACAAAGACCCAAAagttacaaaaaaattatacaattcaCATCATTGTTTACAGAACTGTCTGAAATACGGAGAAAAGAGAACCAACCTTCTGAGCTTTGATATATTGTATTTCAGCTTGCAGCCGCTTTGCTGCTTcctcacttttttgttttgcctttaAAAGGTGGACCtggttttcttgtttcttcttaAGATCTAAAATCTGTGGTTCATAATTGGAACATTCAACCATCAGCACAAATATAGGCGACCAGAATGATGGTATCTAAATATTTCACAGCATCACCTGTGTTTCGAGAAACTTTAATTTTTGCGCATGCACATCTTGCATTTTTTGTCCTTGTATGTCAGAGTTAGTAGCAAGGCTCTCAACTTCAGCCAATAAGCGGTCCCTCTCTCGCTGTGATTGTTACGAATATCAGCCATAAAATATGGGAATATTaaacaatcaaaattcaaatatattttagcaaaataaaaagagtcaAACATGTTCTATTTGACCTGCacaattcttttctcttcttcgagttccaaaactttctttccaAAGTGCTGCTTCAGTGCCTCAGTGTCAATCCCTCCAAAAAGTCTCATTTCAGACTGCAAAAAAGTGGAAGCTATGACTTTGGGGTAGCGCAGAGGTAAGGTtatcattccattccattatataaataaaaacatgccAAAAAGATTAATGAAGGTTGATTGGGACACTGACCGCCAGCTCAGTTAATTCAGAAATAATTAAGGTACTGAAAGTGAAAATGACTTCACGTCACACCAAATTAAATTTGCTTGGAGATTGTCAGGCACGTCTACTCAAGAATCAAGATTATACTTGTACATATTCACTacacagtttttttttttttaatttaatttaatttatttttaaaacttacaGAAGTAAAAGTCTAAGAACAGTCCAGATTGATATTGcatcccaaaaaaatttctgttcttttttttagCATTCCTGAGCCATGTATTCATTTGTCTGATATATAAAATATCAGAAAGATTACAATCATAACAAAGAAGGACTATCTGCAGACTGCGGAATTGAAAAATTAGGAACCTAGCATGTTATAATGAAATACTATACAGAAATTtcaccccaaaaaataaagaagataaAGAAATACTATACTAACCATATTTACTCATATTTTGCAACCATTAGATCAGTTATGcatgtatgatatgaaatCATTTAAAGAACTTATAAACATAGTACATATATTAGTTGGATTATAAgtatttttcttcaagttcAATGCCATGGATAACTTGCATATGGAAACATAGATGAAAGTAAAACCTCTTTTTGCTCCAAGCGTTTGTTCAACTCATTCAACTCTATATCCATAGTGTTTTGCAAAAGTTGATGCTCCCACTCTTTTTTTACTTCATCAATTTCCTTAGAATTTTCGCCTGCAAAATTTGGCAATTTAATTCCGAAAAAGTGAAGGCCAAACTACCAAGAAAAAGATGATATATGTATCATAATAAGCATTTCATAAATCAACCCCAACCAAAATTGGCCTGCTAACAACATTATTCTAAATTTccttatttaaagaaaattaaaagaaaaaacatcatTCTTTTAAATTGGTCAAAATTATGAACGGAATGAGTGTTTACCTGATGTAATTTCCACCATCTGATAATCAGATGAGTCCATACTCTGGAAGCCCCTCTTAAGTCCATCACTTTTTGGGAAACAAACAGGGCCTTCCTGAGAGGTGGAAAAATATCAACATGAAGATCATCCAGCAATTAAATTGTAAATTgttatataaatttgaatatGATGTCAAACTACAACCTTAATATACCTAGTTAGTGACATCTAGGAAaacttttttcaattaaataagtaaaagatatgttgaagttggaaaatcaaacacaaaacCAATTAGCAATGGGTAGAAGAAGCTCAAGACTTAATATACTGAGATTTACACCTAAGCCTTAGAATGCTCCTTGCGGAAATTTTAAATTCCCGACAGCCCCTTACGTGTGGCTGCATTGAGCCAAACACATGTATCAATTACATTGGGTGACAATGTGATCTGAAAGCATGTGTGGTATATTGGGCCAACATGTGGATGAATTGCCCACTCTAATACCATGTTAGAGTTGGAGCATCCAACCCAAAACCCCGTTAACAATGATTGTATAAGCTCaagattttatatattaagaTATAAGGCTTAACTACCAACATGAGATTTTTAAATTCTCAACCAGCTAAATATCACTTATGAAAGACATAAACAGTAAAATTCCGTTGACATACTTGCACATCTGTTTCACACTGCTGCACAACAGCGCATCTGCTGCGGTATCCATGAAGTTCTCGACAAAGATTCTCATTGGTAGCCTCAAGCCAAGCAATCCTTTCCTTAAGAACCTATGCAaccaatttctttttgtgtcCATAAAAAGAtgcataaaattaatttaaaataaatgaaaaatctatTTTATGCAAAATACCAGCACTTCATCTGATGGAGCTCCACCACGAGCGCATAGCTCTGCCTGCAATAATTTTAGCTGCTCTTGCATCTTTTGCATCTCATTGGATATCACATCTCTATTAACCTGTACCCAAAAACAAGAATGTTTCACGTTGGTCCAAATTCATGGAATATGAAACACCGTACTCATCAACTAACACAGTGTGTAAAGGGAATTTTAGCAAACCTAGTCATAAGAAAGTCATCTGACAAACTTACAATAGGCTTGTTCTGGATATTACGAGCACGATTTGCATATTTCAGAGTGTTAAGACTTTCCTCGGCATTGATATCAGCAGGACTGATGCAAGCTGGAAGCATAGCAAATTTCACCAAAAGTAAGAAGCATGAAAGGCATCCATCTTCAATCAAAGAGGAGAAAAATTCCAGACTATCTTGTTGAAAAGTACACAAATGATCCAAGATTATTTCttccaataaaaaattatttccatATTGGAAAACACATCACTCGGTTCAATGAAATAGTTGAGCAAGGGAAGTATGAATAAATGTCACACTATATTCTTAGCGGCACTGGACCAAAGCACACATCATCGTAACAAGCTCGTAAGGGTTACCTATCATTACAGTTTTGCTGTTTCCACCAAGTGAGTCCTGCCAAATTGCACAAGTGAACCCAGATCAGaacaggaaaaaaataaagcaagcCAATACAGAAACTTCATCCCCTTGAAATTATATCTCAGGCATAGCAGGCAGAACAGTCATGTTTATCTAACCTGCAAAAGTCGAGTCAGTTTACTGTCTCGGTAAGGGACATGCACACCCTCTTTTCGCTTTTTCTCATCCCCCAATGCACTGATGACATTACCAAGTGCAAGAAGTCCCTTGTTAATATGTATACCTATTCATAAGTTAATATTTACACGTCTCATTACTTTATGATTGAAAGTTACATTACAATTACATTCAGAAACAGTTTACCAACCTTCTTTTAACCGAAGACCATCGGAACCTGTTCTCTTTGCTCGTTCGGATCCAGCAAGATCTACCAAATGGAGCTTTGCGCAAAAATACTCTTCACCTATATCCTCATCTGGAGTGTCATTCCCAGGAAAAGCTGAACGGATTTTTCGCATCTGTTCTAATGTGATTGTGAAGATGGCATGTGATCGACTGGTACCACCATAAAAATTGGAACCATATGCCATTAAATTATGGGCATTCACTCTTAAACTGTAAGTGTAATAAGATTTTCTAGCACTTCAATTGTTACACTAATGCATCCTtgcaaatgatttttttttaaatctcgGAAACAGTAATAccataaacaaaattatttgaattcaaGGACTCTATCAATAAGTCCCAGGCTGAAGATATCTATAAAGAACCAAGTTCCtcccaattttatttataaaccttCATATTTCACAAAATTTAGAGTTTTTCATGCTAAAAGTTGAACAGTAATGAGTGCATTGGATATACTTAAAAACTGAATATTTCTGACCATTATGACAAACAGACCTTACCCAACAAGATTGCATGGTTGGGGGGtcagaacccaaaaaaaaaaaaacattgaaacTGACCTTGTCAGTCAGCAAAAAGGGAATTTGCAtggcaaagaaaatttgacaTTCAAGGTTTACCTAGATTGGTTGTTCATGTTTGTACTCCCCGTTGCTCTGTTTAATGATCCTTGATCCAGGCAAGTGGCCATTTCTTGTAACGAATTTACAGCAACTTCAGTTAATCCTGCTAGTGTTATAGCTCCATTTGACTTTTCACGAATTTGTATCGGATGCCTTCCAACTTTTGTGGCATGTCCATTTGTAGTCTCAATTTTCATTGATAGAGAATCCAACAAGTCACACACTTCTTCGTTCAGAATCTGAAAATTTAAACCCTCTAATTAATTCTGTTATTATGGAAAAAACAATTGGCGAGAGATTGTGCTATGAAAAGTAATAGATAACTAGCCATTGTAGAAAGACTTGCTGATACTATCATTGTTTTGAGTTGGACCCCTCTCCAGAAGAAGGTCCCTTTTCGAGTCGCCTTAAAAAATTAGAGATATTTTGGGATCTATCATCTGTAATACAGGCAATCAAGATTGCTTATAATATTTTCCACTTCTCTTTCgttttgccttttccttttggtcATTGCATATGGTTTACAAGTTTTTCGAAGCACATGACTGAGGACATATCTATGAAAAAGTAGGAAGATGAACAATCTAAGGAATGCACCTCAATATAGGAAACTTGCATTTGGAATTCTGTTTGATCCTTCAATATTTCAATCTTGTTGAACaatgcattcataacttgaGGAATCAGCCCCGTCTGGCAGCCATCTCCAGAGCCAGTTCCCATGGTATATGTCTTTCCAGATCCTGTCTGCagcatatttatatttcaacTGTTAAAGTAACAGGAGACCAGATGCATGGTCTTGTTCAACCATAAGGCACATTTTGTACAGGACAGACATTACCTGACCGTAAGCAAGTACAGTAGCATTGTATCCTTGGAATAAACCATGAATAAGTggagaaatgcaatcttcaaaTATGGCAGGTGATGGACCTCCACCACTGCCATAGACATGATCAAATGTAAAAGAATGTGGGCCAATTTTTATCTGCACCATGGTCAACAAAGATCATACTATCAGCAACTAAGACAGCAAGTGAAAAAATTGCAAACACAAACATAGCCACCTAATATGAAAAAAGGTATTATGCCAAATGCTTAACTTTCCTAAATTTATCACCTTCTACCTTAACTTTCCTAAATCTAGATGACTCAGTAGAAACAGAAAATAtccgaaaagaaaaatgtaacGGACTATGATTTAACACTTACCAAATGAGAAGCCGGATTTATATCACACACCACCGCATAGGGTTGTTACCAAATTTCAGATTGTGAAAAAACGAAACTAGTTAAGTCCTATGAACCATAAGTAACATAAACAAAGGAGAGAATGGCTTCTAATTCTTCATGCTTTATGCCCACTTCCAAAAACAGAGACACATAACAGATGAaacacaaaattacaaaactccATTAATTCGACAGAGGTACAATCTGGAAACACCAACAATTCATTTAACTATGCACCAAAAAGACGAACTAAACCTTACATTAATCTTTAACTTAAAAAACAACCAAGATATCCAAATATAGTAACACCAACAATTTCAATCTCAAGAAACCCACTTCCTTATTGCAAAACAGAAAGCAGAGTACCTGAGGCTTTCCGGGTGTGACAGTAACACATTCCTTACAACCCTGAAGGCGTTCATCATCAATAAGCGGTCTAATATGAAGGGCTACCTTGACACAGCAATTCTCTGATGCCTCCATTGAATTACTATCACAAATAAAGAGAGTGAATTGAAAAAGGGAAGagtgaaaaaagagagaaaaagggcATGCAAATAGATGGGTTATACAGAAAGAGATAAAATTTGTTAGAATCTTGATCTCATTTTCTAATCAGTTGGAGTtagaatgaagaaaatgatgcAACAACAAGTGGGTTTTCaacagacacagagagagagagagagagagacagagacagagagagacagagagagacagagagagttGTGGTTGGAAAAAAGGGGAGGGCGGGGTTTAGGATTGGTTTGAAAAGAAGACTAGCAGAAGGCAAAGGCCTGCAAGGAGGCAGAGATAACTactacaacaacaacagaagCAATACAATTATAGAAATACTTGGTGTAAATATACGTTACTATCAAATCATTTTCCTTGTTCTTGACTGCTCAATCACTGACCGAGTCACCCAAAAGCCAAACCAAGCTGAAGACTGTTTGCTTGGTTGCTGCTGCTGTGTGTGTATATCTTTGCTTTCCTAAATTGCCCACCAGTTCCCAGTCAGTGTGCTGTGCTTCCACTTGCCTACTGTTCAGAAAGGCCAAAACTTTAAGGCCAGCCAACCTCCAGTCTTCAACCGTACACTTGGTTTCGAGGTATTTCCAACTGTCGAGAGTACTTGGTTTCttgcaaaagaacaaaaataaaaaaatacagagataccttgaaacaaatatatataattatcttttttcttcggAAACacaaaagaaggagaaaaaataaTGTGCCTCCTCTCAGTTACCAAGATGCCAAAACCATAAAATATTATTCTAAAATTGCAGTGATATTACTGGGCATGAAGCTGAGAAATCTCCCACTGTTAGTTAACCTATGCTTGATAAcggtattatatatatatatatattttttttttcttctttttaatatttgtttatattaCATATTAGAAAATTCTACGCATACCAATTTTTTCTCCCACACCAGATTATCACATTAAAAGGACAGCACTAGAATAGAACTCAATTGGATGCGAGACGAACTTAGGATTTTTAGATTGGCTGTTAAAATTCGATACTTCACTGTAAGAGTTGTTATACACTGCTCCTTACCTATTTTGGCTATAACAAGGGAAAGCCTTAGCTCTAGGTCTAGCAGCTTCTTTATTCTATAATCACGCCTAACTTTGGCTCATAATAGCTTTTTaactattttaattaaaatttaaagacTTTCCTGAAAATGCTT
Protein-coding regions in this window:
- the LOC18774415 gene encoding kinesin-like protein KIN-4A isoform X1, whose translation is MEASENCCVKVALHIRPLIDDERLQGCKECVTVTPGKPQIKIGPHSFTFDHVYGSGGGPSPAIFEDCISPLIHGLFQGYNATVLAYGQTGSGKTYTMGTGSGDGCQTGLIPQVMNALFNKIEILKDQTEFQMQVSYIEILNEEVCDLLDSLSMKIETTNGHATKVGRHPIQIREKSNGAITLAGLTEVAVNSLQEMATCLDQGSLNRATGSTNMNNQSSRSHAIFTITLEQMRKIRSAFPGNDTPDEDIGEEYFCAKLHLVDLAGSERAKRTGSDGLRLKEGIHINKGLLALGNVISALGDEKKRKEGVHVPYRDSKLTRLLQDSLGGNSKTVMIACISPADINAEESLNTLKYANRARNIQNKPIVNRDVISNEMQKMQEQLKLLQAELCARGGAPSDEVLVLKERIAWLEATNENLCRELHGYRSRCAVVQQCETDVQEGPVCFPKSDGLKRGFQSMDSSDYQMVEITSGENSKEIDEVKKEWEHQLLQNTMDIELNELNKRLEQKESEMRLFGGIDTEALKQHFGKKVLELEEEKRIVQRERDRLLAEVESLATNSDIQGQKMQDVHAQKLKFLETQILDLKKKQENQVHLLKAKQKSEEAAKRLQAEIQYIKAQKVQLQHKIKQEAEQFRQWKASREKELLQLRKEGRRNEYERHKLEALNQRQKTVLQRKTEVAATATKRLKELLEARKSAVRDNSVNPNRHTSASQSNERSLQRWLDHELEVMVHMYEVRFEYEKQKQVRAALEKELALLKQADQLSSEGQSTQRGKSGYSRVLSMSLDARMARIASLENMLGMSSNVLVVMASQLSEAEERERSLSGRGRWNQLRSMGDAKNLLQYIFNAAAEARCQLWEKNMEIKDMQDQLNELVTLLRKSEAQRKELVKEQKVTEQAVAVASSTSALGNSRTSLKHFVDDMSGRLSPRSLPAPKQLKFTPGIVSGSIQESATFLNQTRKMVPIGQLSMKKLATVGQGGKLWRWKRSHHQWLLQFKWKWQKPWRLSEWIKHSDETIIRSRPRPQAQIDIM
- the LOC18774415 gene encoding kinesin-like protein KIN-4A isoform X2, producing the protein MEASENCCVKVALHIRPLIDDERLQGCKECVTVTPGKPQIKIGPHSFTFDHVYGSGGGPSPAIFEDCISPLIHGLFQGYNATVLAYGQTGSGKTYTMGTGSGDGCQTGLIPQVMNALFNKIEILKDQTEFQMQVSYIEILNEEVCDLLDSLSMKIETTNGHATKVGRHPIQIREKSNGAITLAGLTEVAVNSLQEMATCLDQGSLNRATGSTNMNNQSSRSHAIFTITLEQMRKIRSAFPGNDTPDEDIGEEYFCAKLHLVDLAGSERAKRTGSDGLRLKEGIHINKGLLALGNVISALGDEKKRKEGVHVPYRDSKLTRLLQDSLGGNSKTVMIACISPADINAEESLNTLKYANRARNIQNKPIVNRDVISNEMQKMQEQLKLLQAELCARGGAPSDEVLVLKERIAWLEATNENLCRELHGYRSRCAVVQQCETDVQEGPVCFPKSDGLKRGFQSMDSSDYQMVEITSGENSKEIDEVKKEWEHQLLQNTMDIELNELNKRLEQKESEMRLFGGIDTEALKQHFGKKVLELEEEKRIVQRERDRLLAEVESLATNSDIQGQKMQDVHAQKLKFLETQILDLKKKQENQVHLLKAKQKSEEAAKRLQAEIQYIKAQKVQLQHKIKQEAEQFRQWKASREKELLQLRKEGRRNEYERHKLEALNQRQKTVLQRKTEVAATATKRLKELLEARKSAVRDNSVNPNRHTSASQSNERSLQRWLDHELEVMVHMYEVRFEYEKQKQVRAALEKELALLKQADQLSSEGQSTQRGKSGYSRVLSMSLDARMARIASLENMLGMSSNVLVVMASQLSEAEERERSLSGRGRWNQLRSMGDAKNLLQYIFNAAAEARCLYNLHRI